A genome region from Thermomonospora amylolytica includes the following:
- a CDS encoding glutamate synthase subunit beta, translated as MADPKGFLTVPRELPKRRPVDVRIKSWREVYEDFGRDRLEKQASRCMDCGIPFCHQGCPLGNLIPEWNDLVYRHDWREAIERLHATNNFPEFTGKLCPAPCESACVLGINSDPVTIKRVEAEIIDRAWEEGWVTPRPPAVKTGKKVAVIGSGPAGLAAAQQLTRAGHDVVVYERADRVGGLLRYGIPEFKMEKRHLDRRLGQMRAEGTEFKTSVHVGVDITAEELRARYDAVLLAGGATVRRDLPVPGRELAGIHQAMEYLPDANRVQEGDYAEPKITAAGKDVVVIGGGDTGADCVGTAIRQGARSVVQLEIMPKPPAGRPDSQPWPTYPMLYKVESAHEELAELGGQRLYALSTVEFVGDENGHVKALKVVGVEGPQTGFKPIPGTEREIPAQLVTLAMGFLGPEREGLLEQLGVELDQRGNVARDKNYATSVDGVFVAGDMGRGQSLIVWAIAEGRAAAAGVDAYLSGSTALPYPIPPTARPIA; from the coding sequence ATGGCCGACCCGAAGGGTTTCCTGACCGTTCCGCGGGAGCTCCCCAAGCGGCGTCCCGTCGACGTGCGGATCAAGAGCTGGCGCGAGGTCTACGAGGACTTCGGCCGCGACAGGCTGGAGAAGCAGGCCAGCCGCTGCATGGACTGCGGCATCCCGTTCTGCCACCAGGGCTGCCCGCTGGGCAACCTGATCCCCGAGTGGAACGACCTGGTCTACCGCCACGACTGGCGGGAGGCCATCGAACGGCTGCACGCCACCAACAACTTCCCCGAGTTCACCGGGAAGCTGTGCCCCGCCCCGTGCGAGTCGGCGTGCGTGCTGGGCATCAACTCCGACCCCGTCACCATCAAGCGGGTCGAGGCCGAGATCATCGACCGGGCCTGGGAGGAGGGCTGGGTCACCCCCCGGCCCCCCGCCGTCAAGACCGGCAAGAAGGTCGCCGTGATCGGCTCCGGCCCGGCCGGGCTGGCCGCCGCCCAGCAGCTCACCCGCGCCGGACACGACGTGGTCGTCTACGAACGCGCCGACCGCGTCGGCGGGCTGCTGCGCTACGGCATCCCCGAGTTCAAGATGGAGAAGCGGCACCTGGACCGGCGGCTCGGCCAGATGCGCGCCGAGGGCACCGAGTTCAAGACCTCGGTGCACGTCGGCGTCGACATCACCGCCGAGGAGCTGCGCGCACGCTACGACGCGGTGCTGCTGGCCGGCGGCGCCACCGTCCGCCGCGACCTGCCCGTCCCGGGCCGCGAGCTGGCCGGGATCCACCAGGCGATGGAGTACCTCCCCGACGCCAACCGCGTCCAGGAGGGCGACTACGCTGAGCCGAAGATCACCGCCGCCGGCAAGGACGTCGTGGTGATCGGCGGCGGCGACACCGGCGCCGACTGCGTGGGCACCGCCATCCGGCAGGGCGCCCGCTCGGTCGTCCAGCTGGAGATCATGCCCAAGCCCCCGGCCGGCCGGCCCGACAGCCAGCCGTGGCCCACCTACCCGATGCTCTACAAGGTCGAGAGCGCCCACGAGGAGCTCGCCGAACTGGGCGGCCAGCGCCTGTACGCGCTGTCCACCGTCGAGTTCGTCGGCGACGAGAACGGGCACGTCAAGGCCCTCAAGGTCGTCGGGGTGGAGGGCCCGCAGACCGGGTTCAAGCCGATCCCCGGCACCGAGCGGGAGATCCCCGCCCAGCTGGTCACCCTCGCCATGGGCTTCCTCGGCCCCGAGCGCGAGGGCCTGCTCGAGCAGCTCGGCGTGGAACTCGACCAGCGCGGCAACGTCGCCCGCGACAAGAACTACGCCACCTCCGTGGACGGCGTGTTCGTCGCCGGCGACATGGGCCGCGGCCAGTCGCTCATCGTGTGGGCCATCGC